In Candidatus Cohnella colombiensis, one DNA window encodes the following:
- a CDS encoding GerMN domain-containing protein, producing MNRKMNRIIKRIMVVVTLLLLPLTAACSQNESAQKQMPALDPPPFSIESAMLDGSYVAQASANQEMLTVYLLDYNGYVAPMTLNITRSNSSNRELAEQALSWMTVDPKRADQLPEGFRGLIPAGTKVNTVVEDVKSGTITIDFAAPFPGMIAANERKLLEALVWTMTELPGVNEVNITVAGEKLKMLPLSKLPVYEVLTRSIGINVELVKGVEPARSMPVTLYFTAQSAQGEGYLVPVTRLVERTSNRAHTTLEQLIQGPSQKGMLHASLPSDITIEKLSQLADTVEVSLRDDALLPNVDMSSNMLEALVLTMTEATGAPLVRVVMNGNESFTDTDAKTYDQPVTRPVYINQLMQ from the coding sequence ATGAATAGAAAGATGAATCGGATCATCAAGCGGATCATGGTGGTCGTAACTTTATTGTTACTTCCACTTACAGCAGCGTGCTCACAAAATGAGAGTGCGCAAAAGCAGATGCCGGCACTTGATCCACCGCCCTTCTCCATTGAAAGTGCGATGCTTGATGGGAGTTACGTGGCACAAGCTTCAGCAAATCAAGAGATGCTTACCGTATACCTGCTTGATTACAACGGTTATGTCGCACCGATGACGCTCAATATCACAAGGAGTAATTCTTCAAATCGAGAGCTTGCAGAGCAAGCATTAAGCTGGATGACGGTTGATCCGAAGCGGGCTGACCAATTGCCAGAAGGGTTTAGAGGTCTAATCCCTGCAGGAACGAAGGTGAATACAGTTGTAGAGGATGTGAAGTCAGGCACGATTACGATTGATTTCGCAGCACCATTCCCAGGGATGATCGCTGCGAATGAACGCAAGCTGCTTGAAGCGTTAGTGTGGACGATGACCGAGTTGCCTGGTGTGAATGAAGTGAATATTACGGTCGCAGGTGAAAAGCTAAAGATGCTACCGCTCTCTAAGCTTCCTGTATACGAAGTGCTGACGCGATCGATTGGGATTAATGTTGAGCTAGTGAAGGGGGTTGAACCGGCTCGTTCAATGCCTGTAACGCTCTATTTCACTGCTCAATCGGCACAAGGAGAAGGATATCTCGTCCCAGTTACGCGTCTTGTGGAACGTACTTCTAATCGCGCTCATACCACATTGGAGCAGCTTATTCAAGGACCAAGTCAGAAAGGCATGCTGCACGCCTCGCTCCCTTCGGATATTACAATCGAGAAGCTGTCACAGCTAGCGGATACAGTTGAAGTATCATTACGCGATGATGCGTTGCTACCCAATGTAGATATGTCTTCAAATATGCTTGAAGCATTGGTGCTAACGATGACCGAAGCTACGGGTGCACCACTTGTTCGTGTCGTAATGAACGGCAATGAATCATTTACAGATACGGATGCTAAGACATATGATCAGCCTGTAACGCGTCCCGTGTATATTAATCAACTTATGCAGTAA
- a CDS encoding YheC/YheD family protein, translated as MSLTVCNVHFTGQPERIVWFSSSLAKLLNLNGHKSVNVKLGRDTVLATVRTIRRKGNHVYMSAGLRRSVRIPKSGNVYVAKEGEEIQLGPLIGVLTDGLRPSSTSGGERGGFVKQLLQLGQKKAYFFAFAPRDINWQQETVHAWFLDGRGGWVRRVVPLPDVVYNRLSSRRAETTVPITSLRERFIKRKIPFFNWSFFNKSDVYKLLDNEPEALRHLPESINNPTTERIKEMLEKHQFLYYKPSGGSLGNGIYRLTYHPRRGYFIRYRRNGSNVLLRFNSFNALMRMLRARHGSGLNNYVVQQGIRLMEIDSCPIDFRFHMHKDGNNKWVVAGIGAKKAGRGSVTTHIKNGGSLMTPEQALQRTFGSNTDSILQEAKSVAIKLSESIERNYAHTLGELGLDIGIDREGAVWMFEANAKPGRSIFKHPALKDQGKASLEYILDHCLYLSKFRRRDEA; from the coding sequence ATGAGTCTAACCGTCTGTAACGTCCATTTTACTGGACAGCCGGAACGTATCGTATGGTTCTCTAGTTCCCTCGCGAAGCTGTTGAATCTAAATGGGCACAAATCAGTGAACGTTAAGCTTGGTCGAGATACAGTCCTTGCTACTGTACGAACGATCAGGCGAAAAGGGAATCATGTCTATATGTCAGCAGGCCTTCGGCGTTCAGTTAGAATTCCTAAATCCGGTAACGTCTACGTCGCAAAAGAGGGCGAAGAAATTCAATTAGGGCCACTCATTGGAGTGTTAACGGATGGTCTCCGTCCATCCTCTACTTCGGGTGGTGAGCGAGGTGGCTTCGTCAAACAGTTGCTGCAGCTTGGTCAGAAGAAAGCTTACTTCTTTGCCTTCGCCCCTCGTGATATTAATTGGCAGCAGGAAACGGTGCATGCTTGGTTTCTAGACGGTAGAGGAGGATGGGTGCGTCGCGTCGTCCCTTTACCCGATGTCGTCTACAACCGGTTATCGAGTCGGCGAGCGGAGACAACCGTTCCAATCACATCGCTGCGCGAACGGTTTATAAAGCGCAAAATACCATTTTTCAACTGGAGCTTTTTCAATAAGTCCGATGTGTATAAACTGTTAGACAATGAACCTGAAGCGCTGCGCCATCTTCCAGAATCGATCAACAATCCAACAACCGAACGTATTAAAGAAATGCTGGAAAAACATCAATTTCTTTACTACAAGCCATCAGGTGGTAGCCTTGGGAATGGCATCTACCGTCTCACTTACCACCCGCGCAGAGGTTACTTCATTCGTTATCGTCGAAATGGCAGCAACGTGCTTTTACGCTTTAATAGCTTCAATGCGCTCATGCGCATGCTTCGTGCAAGACATGGCAGCGGATTGAATAACTATGTTGTGCAACAAGGAATTCGATTGATGGAAATCGATAGCTGTCCGATCGACTTTCGATTCCATATGCATAAGGATGGAAATAATAAATGGGTCGTCGCTGGCATTGGTGCAAAGAAGGCTGGTCGCGGCAGTGTGACCACACATATTAAAAATGGTGGCTCGCTCATGACTCCAGAACAAGCACTCCAAAGAACTTTCGGTAGCAACACCGATTCGATCTTACAAGAAGCGAAGTCAGTCGCAATTAAACTATCAGAATCGATTGAAAGAAATTACGCACACACACTTGGAGAGCTTGGTTTAGATATCGGAATAGATCGTGAGGGAGCAGTTTGGATGTTCGAAGCGAATGCAAAGCCCGGTAGATCAATCTTTAAGCATCCCGCATTGAAGGATCAAGGAAAAGCATCGCTCGAGTATATATTAGACCACTGTCTATATTTAAGTAAGTTCCGTAGGAGGGATGAAGCTTGA
- a CDS encoding YheC/YheD family protein, translating to MSVAQVPVLGILTLYLNENKALEERPVYEKMVAYGKQIGLHVFVFTPQDVDMGNSRIHALIYKPELRSWNRSWVRFPNVIYDRCRIQRSGRFQQLLAFRKRYSHLSFLNRPLRNKWTIYQTLTKVSSFRNHLPLTRLYQSVDDVNMLLRNFSTVYVKPINGTGGRGILRIDRMNADRFLLQGRNQSRGIVQPRQITRSQLAQALRSWNTRGDRFIAQQGLNIKLPNGRVHDYRMLVQKNGLGVWEVTGCAGRIGPIRSITSNLHGGGQAVSMNKLLKQWIGSDLAIANIRTTAETFSINVAKHLETTYGALCELALDLAIDRSGKIWLIEVNPKPAREVFRQAGERDVYQQAISRPIDYALWMAQQNKSVHSPQKQSAMAHRNIKESETQ from the coding sequence GTGAGTGTCGCTCAAGTACCTGTATTAGGTATACTAACCTTATACCTGAACGAGAATAAAGCATTGGAAGAGCGGCCAGTGTATGAAAAGATGGTTGCGTACGGAAAGCAGATCGGTTTACATGTATTCGTCTTTACCCCGCAGGATGTAGACATGGGCAACAGTCGGATTCATGCACTCATCTACAAGCCCGAGCTAAGAAGCTGGAACCGGAGCTGGGTGCGGTTTCCGAATGTTATCTACGATCGCTGTCGCATCCAACGAAGCGGTCGTTTTCAACAATTGCTTGCTTTTCGCAAACGGTACTCGCATCTTTCCTTTCTCAATCGACCCTTACGTAATAAGTGGACCATCTATCAAACACTCACGAAAGTGTCATCCTTTCGAAATCATCTGCCACTAACTCGGCTCTATCAAAGTGTTGATGATGTAAATATGCTTCTACGAAATTTCTCTACAGTATATGTTAAACCGATTAATGGTACAGGGGGGCGTGGCATTCTTAGGATTGATCGAATGAATGCAGATCGGTTCCTTCTTCAAGGACGCAACCAATCCAGAGGAATTGTACAGCCAAGACAGATAACAAGAAGCCAGCTCGCGCAAGCGCTTCGCAGTTGGAATACACGTGGTGATCGTTTTATTGCGCAGCAAGGATTGAACATTAAGCTCCCGAATGGCCGAGTACACGATTATCGTATGCTCGTGCAAAAAAATGGGCTAGGTGTGTGGGAAGTAACCGGATGTGCTGGACGCATTGGACCTATCCGGAGCATTACTTCCAACCTTCATGGCGGCGGTCAAGCGGTGTCAATGAATAAGCTGCTCAAGCAATGGATCGGCTCGGATCTAGCCATCGCTAATATCCGCACCACAGCAGAAACATTCAGCATCAATGTCGCAAAACATCTTGAAACGACATATGGTGCATTATGTGAGTTAGCGCTCGATCTCGCAATCGATCGAAGCGGTAAAATTTGGCTCATTGAGGTCAATCCAAAGCCCGCGAGAGAGGTATTCCGCCAGGCAGGAGAACGTGACGTCTACCAACAAGCGATCAGTCGACCGATTGATTACGCGCTATGGATGGCACAGCAAAATAAAAGTGTTCACTCCCCACAAAAACAATCTGCCATGGCTCACCGTAACATCAAAGAGAGCGAAACCCAATGA
- a CDS encoding MBL fold metallo-hydrolase: MVDHSRVNRLQNGWIQVKVPLPFALKWVNAYLVPSSEGWTVIDPGLRTEETTTYWTEILREFKICATDIKQIVLTHHHPDHYGMAGWFQELADGAPVYMSQVARDAAMRLWDEQETFSDELTEAFLQHGMDPSLKGDMLEHMRSFRERVSPHPELVNFIAVGSTIQMGDISWLAIGGEGHAPGHLSFYDSSSKQLICGDQVLPDISPNIGWMPGGDPNPLRAFLASLNNMSSLDVSTAYPGHRDPFTSFQSRIEQLLEHHEQRLVKMIELMGDDTVTAFELCERLFSNRLGSNAHQLRFALAETIAHLIELEQRKLIVREQANDRLTIKYVKAKAYK; encoded by the coding sequence ATGGTGGACCACAGTAGGGTTAATCGCTTACAAAATGGTTGGATACAAGTGAAGGTGCCGTTACCCTTTGCGCTGAAATGGGTCAATGCCTATTTGGTCCCATCCAGTGAGGGATGGACCGTAATTGATCCAGGTTTACGTACGGAGGAGACAACAACCTATTGGACAGAAATACTGCGCGAATTCAAGATTTGCGCTACCGATATCAAGCAAATCGTATTGACACATCATCATCCGGACCATTATGGGATGGCAGGCTGGTTTCAAGAGCTTGCAGATGGCGCTCCGGTATATATGTCGCAAGTTGCGCGGGATGCAGCGATGAGGTTGTGGGATGAGCAAGAGACTTTCTCTGACGAATTAACAGAAGCTTTCTTGCAACACGGGATGGACCCCTCACTTAAAGGGGATATGCTGGAGCACATGAGGAGCTTTCGCGAGCGTGTATCTCCACATCCTGAGCTCGTGAACTTTATAGCTGTCGGATCAACGATACAGATGGGAGATATCTCATGGCTGGCAATCGGTGGAGAAGGACATGCACCGGGACATTTATCATTCTATGATTCAAGCTCGAAACAGCTGATCTGTGGCGATCAGGTGCTACCGGACATTAGTCCAAACATCGGATGGATGCCCGGAGGTGATCCGAATCCTTTGCGGGCATTTCTTGCGAGCTTGAATAATATGTCGTCGTTGGACGTGTCTACCGCTTATCCAGGTCATCGCGATCCGTTTACTAGCTTCCAAAGCCGGATAGAGCAACTCCTGGAGCATCATGAACAACGTTTGGTCAAAATGATTGAATTAATGGGGGATGATACGGTAACAGCTTTCGAGCTATGTGAGCGGTTGTTCAGCAATCGACTTGGAAGCAACGCTCATCAGCTTCGATTTGCGCTGGCAGAGACGATCGCCCACTTGATCGAGCTTGAACAGCGAAAGCTAATTGTCCGTGAGCAAGCGAACGATCGGCTTACCATTAAATATGTAAAAGCAAAAGCATATAAATAA
- the rph gene encoding ribonuclease PH, which produces MTRNDGRQPQQIRSFSVTLHPNKYAEGSVLIEAGETKVLITATVEERVPPFLKGQGKGWITAEYAMLPRATHSRNQRESAKGKLTGRTMEIQRLIGRALRSVVNLNALGERTITLDCDVLQADGGTRTTSITGAFIALALAVHKLDGTVKFDRYPITDYLGSISVGVIQNQPVVDLNYEEDSKAKVDMNVVMTGSGAFVEVQGTGEEAPFTRSELDGMLQLAEEAIIQLVAMQKEALGTAGVRIGGIGV; this is translated from the coding sequence ATGACGAGAAACGATGGCAGACAACCGCAACAGATTAGAAGCTTCTCGGTTACTTTACATCCGAATAAATATGCAGAAGGCTCTGTGTTAATTGAAGCAGGGGAAACAAAGGTGCTTATTACCGCTACGGTAGAGGAACGTGTTCCTCCATTTTTGAAAGGCCAGGGTAAGGGATGGATTACTGCGGAATATGCGATGTTGCCTAGAGCTACGCATTCTCGTAATCAACGAGAGTCAGCAAAAGGAAAGCTAACCGGAAGAACGATGGAAATTCAACGATTAATTGGCAGAGCGCTGCGGTCGGTCGTCAACTTAAATGCGTTAGGTGAGCGTACGATAACTTTGGACTGCGATGTGCTCCAAGCAGATGGCGGAACGAGGACAACGTCGATTACGGGTGCTTTTATCGCGTTGGCATTAGCGGTTCATAAATTAGATGGCACTGTGAAGTTTGATCGTTACCCGATAACGGATTATTTGGGTTCAATCAGCGTCGGTGTGATTCAAAACCAACCTGTTGTTGATTTGAATTATGAAGAAGATTCGAAAGCAAAAGTGGACATGAACGTCGTTATGACGGGTTCGGGTGCTTTTGTCGAGGTGCAAGGTACAGGTGAAGAAGCGCCATTCACGCGCAGTGAGCTTGACGGGATGCTTCAGCTTGCAGAGGAAGCAATAATACAGCTTGTTGCGATGCAGAAGGAAGCGCTAGGAACGGCTGGTGTACGGATCGGTGGAATTGGCGTATGA
- a CDS encoding XTP/dITP diphosphatase: protein MMQSGSTLVIATRNSGKTREFREAFEKLGITVNDLHDVQGIPDIEETGQTFADNALLKAKAVADLIGLPVLADDSGLCVDALNGEPGVYSARYSGEGATDERNNAKLLEQLAVRGQSSNGDLLSAAQFVCALVLYDPSDDSRLDVEGVLDGYILREPLGSDGFGYDPLFWIPSHERSMAQLSVAEKNAISHRGQALSKLIQKLSES from the coding sequence ATGATGCAGTCCGGCAGCACACTTGTTATCGCAACTCGTAATTCGGGTAAAACGCGGGAGTTTCGTGAAGCGTTCGAGAAACTCGGAATTACTGTGAATGATCTTCATGATGTACAGGGGATTCCAGACATTGAGGAAACAGGACAGACATTCGCGGACAATGCGTTATTAAAGGCGAAGGCGGTCGCTGATTTGATCGGTTTGCCTGTGCTTGCTGATGATTCGGGGCTTTGTGTTGATGCACTAAACGGCGAACCTGGCGTTTACTCTGCTCGTTATTCAGGCGAAGGTGCTACGGATGAACGTAACAATGCTAAGCTTCTGGAGCAATTGGCTGTTCGCGGACAATCGTCAAATGGCGACCTTCTTAGTGCAGCGCAATTTGTATGTGCACTTGTGCTGTATGATCCTAGCGATGACAGTCGCTTGGATGTTGAAGGAGTGCTTGATGGATACATCTTGCGAGAGCCACTGGGGAGCGATGGCTTCGGCTATGACCCATTGTTTTGGATTCCTTCGCACGAACGCAGTATGGCGCAATTATCGGTGGCAGAAAAAAATGCAATCAGTCATCGTGGTCAAGCGCTTAGCAAGCTTATTCAAAAGCTAAGTGAATCGTAA
- a CDS encoding phosphatidylglycerophosphatase A: MLEPNTYRLNSKVVAQSTLEWLSSRKVTIEQIADLVLMLQKDYVPGLTLEECEINVQAVLSKREVQNAILTGIQLDILAEEGKLLPPLQQMIENDEGLYGCDEVLALSIVNVYGSIGFTNFGYVDKLKPGVLKRLNDKKEGVNTFLDDIVGAIAASAASRIAHRSQEAKEANYEAMIGEQQQ; the protein is encoded by the coding sequence ATGCTTGAACCTAATACTTACAGGCTCAATAGCAAAGTCGTCGCCCAATCCACCTTGGAATGGCTTTCAAGCCGCAAGGTAACGATTGAGCAAATTGCTGATTTGGTGTTAATGCTTCAAAAGGATTATGTTCCTGGACTAACTTTAGAGGAATGTGAGATTAACGTACAGGCGGTTTTGTCCAAGCGCGAAGTGCAAAATGCCATATTAACAGGCATTCAATTGGATATTCTTGCAGAGGAAGGTAAGCTATTGCCACCGTTACAACAGATGATTGAGAATGACGAAGGACTATACGGTTGCGATGAAGTGCTTGCACTTAGTATCGTCAATGTATACGGGAGTATTGGCTTTACGAACTTTGGCTATGTAGATAAGCTTAAGCCCGGTGTATTGAAACGACTGAATGATAAAAAAGAAGGCGTAAACACATTTCTAGACGATATCGTCGGTGCGATCGCTGCCTCTGCAGCAAGCCGAATTGCACATCGTTCGCAAGAAGCGAAGGAAGCAAACTACGAGGCTATGATAGGTGAACAACAGCAATAA
- a CDS encoding YheC/YheD family protein, translating into MVAATDKPVVAILTIDDELQLFRGNRKNFADLIQTGQQLGITTYVVTVKNLKLNSARVLGYTYLPADEAWIETSLPRPNIVYNRIPQREDERLPHVKRKLEAIARHPSIHLFNRRFFNKWSLFRWLKMSTPTKNNIPETRKLTQLSVLALLLKKHRLLYLKPVRGKAGVGIMTVKVQPEKHLPYRLQIQEEKGSTTYHCTSLQRLWEKVRKLSSANGEPYIAQQGITLATVNNRPFDLRALVQKNELGKWEMTGLGARVAGSTSITTHVPRGGYIDEPERLLLSNFGQEKTNIVLSKVRISAIAFAKQIERSAKTELCEMSMDLGIDTTGHLWFFEANSKPMKFDEPHIRSKSLERIFQYSLYVHRRRMHSQGGAAR; encoded by the coding sequence ATGGTTGCGGCGACTGACAAACCAGTCGTCGCCATTCTAACCATTGATGATGAGCTGCAACTTTTTCGAGGAAACCGCAAAAACTTCGCAGATCTGATACAAACTGGGCAGCAGCTTGGCATTACGACCTATGTGGTCACGGTCAAAAATCTGAAGCTTAATTCTGCTCGTGTGCTCGGATATACGTATCTTCCAGCGGATGAAGCGTGGATTGAAACTTCTCTTCCTCGTCCTAATATTGTTTATAACCGAATTCCACAACGAGAAGATGAACGACTTCCACATGTAAAGCGTAAGCTCGAAGCAATCGCACGTCATCCCTCAATCCATCTGTTTAACCGTCGATTTTTCAATAAGTGGTCGCTCTTTCGTTGGCTCAAGATGAGCACACCCACTAAAAACAATATCCCTGAAACACGTAAATTAACACAGCTTTCGGTACTAGCGCTCCTATTGAAGAAACATCGTTTGCTCTATCTGAAGCCGGTTCGCGGTAAAGCTGGTGTAGGCATTATGACTGTAAAGGTGCAACCAGAGAAGCATCTCCCCTATCGTCTACAAATTCAAGAAGAGAAGGGAAGTACGACCTATCATTGCACTTCCTTGCAACGGTTATGGGAGAAGGTTCGCAAACTATCTTCTGCTAATGGCGAGCCCTACATTGCACAGCAAGGGATTACACTCGCAACTGTTAACAATCGTCCATTCGACCTGAGAGCACTCGTACAGAAGAATGAGCTAGGAAAGTGGGAAATGACGGGCTTAGGGGCAAGAGTTGCTGGGAGTACGAGCATCACAACACATGTTCCGCGTGGCGGCTATATCGACGAACCAGAACGGCTCTTATTGTCCAATTTCGGCCAAGAAAAAACAAATATTGTGCTTAGCAAAGTACGTATTAGCGCAATCGCTTTTGCAAAACAGATTGAGCGGTCTGCAAAAACTGAGTTGTGCGAAATGTCGATGGATCTCGGTATCGATACAACGGGCCATTTATGGTTTTTCGAAGCAAACTCCAAGCCGATGAAGTTCGATGAACCACACATTCGAAGTAAATCACTAGAGCGCATCTTTCAATATAGCCTCTATGTTCATCGAAGGAGAATGCACTCTCAGGGAGGCGCAGCAAGGTGA
- a CDS encoding YheC/YheD family protein yields MRVISPVSSTLGVLICECDGYNRPFAEQQFLKQLCQYGSSFGLEVCIFDPNTWDEENKKIKGWTWDNTKRRWHNTPRPLPVLLYDRSWPQTDDERYKFRQAVTRLQSICSLTFMNSHMPHKGKVIALLSRDAYLRHLVPPTIPFNGPLSITRFLVDHGPSLFLKPAIGSQGKRVVALFANPQGQAKLSGRTSNNVSFVRNYANTDDAIERLQRWIGSRHYLIQPNLELRNAVGEPFDLRVLMQKNEKAQWSLTGIAARCGDVHTVTANLHGGGRARPATEVLTEMLGNVRASALLLEVRQHAFDLVKKLEQSLGRFAELGLDFGIDHRGKCWFLEANSKPGRTSLRALGRHAARAAITSPLAYASSILLRKPGRVIHESNRL; encoded by the coding sequence ATGCGCGTTATATCTCCGGTTTCTAGCACACTCGGTGTGCTTATATGTGAGTGCGATGGCTATAATCGTCCTTTTGCAGAGCAACAATTTCTGAAACAACTTTGTCAGTACGGTTCATCCTTTGGCCTTGAAGTATGTATATTTGACCCTAACACATGGGATGAGGAAAATAAAAAAATTAAAGGTTGGACGTGGGACAACACAAAGAGACGCTGGCACAATACACCTAGGCCACTCCCCGTACTCCTCTATGATCGTTCTTGGCCACAAACAGACGACGAAAGATATAAGTTCCGTCAGGCTGTAACGCGTCTCCAATCCATATGTTCGCTCACCTTTATGAACAGTCACATGCCACACAAGGGCAAAGTAATCGCGCTACTTTCGCGCGATGCTTACTTGCGCCATCTCGTTCCGCCAACCATCCCATTCAACGGCCCCCTTTCAATCACGCGTTTTCTAGTAGATCATGGTCCTTCTTTATTTTTAAAGCCTGCTATCGGCAGTCAAGGGAAACGGGTAGTTGCATTATTCGCGAATCCGCAAGGTCAAGCAAAGCTTTCTGGACGCACAAGCAACAACGTCTCCTTCGTTCGCAATTACGCGAATACAGATGATGCCATTGAGCGTCTACAACGTTGGATCGGGTCGCGTCATTATCTTATTCAGCCTAATCTTGAGCTTCGTAACGCAGTTGGGGAACCGTTCGATCTTCGAGTGCTTATGCAAAAAAATGAAAAAGCTCAGTGGTCGCTAACCGGAATTGCTGCCAGATGTGGTGATGTCCATACTGTGACGGCGAATTTACATGGTGGCGGACGTGCTCGTCCTGCTACAGAAGTATTAACAGAAATGCTCGGTAATGTCCGTGCATCGGCACTGTTGCTTGAAGTGCGTCAACATGCATTTGATCTCGTCAAGAAATTGGAGCAATCGCTTGGGCGATTCGCAGAGCTCGGTTTAGATTTCGGTATTGATCACCGTGGAAAGTGTTGGTTTTTGGAAGCAAACTCTAAGCCTGGGCGCACGTCGCTACGTGCCCTAGGACGCCATGCAGCGAGAGCTGCTATCACTTCGCCGCTGGCTTATGCTAGCTCTATTCTGCTTCGAAAACCTGGGAGGGTAATTCATGAGTCTAACCGTCTGTAA
- a CDS encoding YheC/YheD family protein, giving the protein MSTLKMDVHIVSSSMLSDDVLMLGEALMKQLKVPPQQTLTLKFGSFHHTVTVIPVPRFDGLRMSQTLSHRMGILTRTPLRIRYQASKGLLSLGPLIGVLVSRDHPGQPDRPFGDITMFCRELTEACRNQGAYVYFFTPNTISSVTSQVEGWVFARGWQRLSLPAPDVVNNRLTMRRLENQQNVQHFFKELKQRYSGQVFNEKFLDKSDVFDALKRDVSLQKILPESHTLQNFSQLKSMCSKYNNVFLKPVRGSLGKGIIRITRTGPDQWLVSYAAVSGTKRQMFSSLAKLYTSISGKVRTVKYLLQQGLTLIEAGGRPIDFRALTQKNLSGKWVITSIVSRTAGSHHFVSNLARGGTLATVRDSIAKSNLPSSFRASASARLQRSALDIARGIETHIPAHFGELGIDLAMDTSGRVWLLEVNSKPSKNDNTPLKEGKIRPSVRMMIQYARYISGF; this is encoded by the coding sequence ATGTCCACCCTGAAAATGGATGTTCACATCGTTAGCTCTAGCATGCTGTCCGACGATGTCCTAATGCTTGGTGAAGCATTGATGAAGCAATTGAAAGTCCCCCCACAACAAACGCTCACTCTAAAATTCGGCTCATTCCACCATACCGTTACCGTCATACCGGTGCCCCGCTTTGATGGATTAAGAATGAGTCAGACGCTTTCTCATCGCATGGGGATCCTTACCAGAACACCTCTTCGTATCCGTTACCAAGCATCTAAAGGGCTACTTTCTTTAGGTCCACTAATCGGCGTACTCGTGAGCCGGGATCATCCCGGGCAACCGGATCGTCCTTTCGGGGATATTACGATGTTTTGTCGAGAATTAACAGAAGCCTGCCGCAACCAAGGCGCATACGTTTATTTCTTTACTCCGAATACAATTTCATCAGTCACATCACAAGTAGAAGGCTGGGTATTTGCAAGAGGCTGGCAGCGCTTGAGCCTCCCGGCACCAGATGTTGTTAACAATCGCCTCACGATGCGCAGGCTAGAAAATCAACAAAACGTACAGCACTTCTTCAAGGAGCTAAAACAACGCTATAGCGGGCAAGTGTTCAATGAGAAGTTTCTCGACAAGTCCGACGTGTTCGATGCATTAAAGCGTGATGTCTCACTCCAAAAAATTTTGCCCGAGTCACACACCTTGCAAAACTTTTCCCAACTCAAAAGTATGTGCTCTAAATACAACAACGTCTTCTTGAAGCCTGTTCGAGGCAGTCTTGGTAAAGGAATTATTCGAATTACAAGAACAGGCCCTGATCAATGGTTAGTCTCATACGCCGCGGTAAGTGGAACGAAGCGACAGATGTTTAGCAGTCTCGCCAAGCTCTACACATCTATTTCTGGAAAAGTGAGGACGGTCAAATATCTCCTTCAACAAGGATTAACACTCATTGAAGCAGGGGGTCGACCTATCGATTTCCGAGCATTAACACAAAAAAACTTATCCGGAAAATGGGTCATTACGTCGATCGTAAGTCGAACCGCTGGCAGCCATCATTTTGTATCTAATCTGGCTAGAGGTGGCACTCTTGCAACCGTAAGAGACTCGATAGCAAAATCCAATTTACCTTCATCCTTCCGTGCGAGCGCTTCTGCTCGACTGCAACGATCAGCACTGGACATTGCACGAGGGATTGAGACGCACATTCCCGCTCATTTTGGCGAACTTGGCATTGATCTCGCAATGGATACTTCAGGCCGCGTATGGCTGCTTGAGGTGAACTCAAAGCCATCCAAAAATGATAATACACCATTAAAGGAAGGGAAAATCCGACCTTCGGTACGGATGATGATTCAATATGCGCGTTATATCTCCGGTTTCTAG